In one window of Arachis ipaensis cultivar K30076 chromosome B06, Araip1.1, whole genome shotgun sequence DNA:
- the LOC107605360 gene encoding lactation elevated protein 1-like, translating to MSMRIRDKARRFITLIDELYNHHCCLCCLASSSIDELFQGTEDGTLFDLESFQFETETENAKLRRDVLAEGNVGSGGTPVGITSILSGQEEIFAFHRAVSRLVEMQTPLYLDGVRDVHPYFQRQPRRSQKSSGSLLSEASI from the exons ATGAGTATGCGCATCCGTGACAAG GCAAGGAGATTTATAACCCTAATTGACGAGTTGTACAATCATCATTGCTGCCTTTGTTGCTTGGCATCCTCCTCAATTGATGAATTATTTCAAGGAACTGAGGATGGCACACTTTTTGACTTGGAGAG TTTCCAGTTTGAAACAGAGACCGAAAATGCTAAACTTCGCCGTGATGTCTTAGCAGAAGGCAATGTGGGCTCAGGAGGTACTCCTGTTGGTATCACATCCATATTATCCGGTCAAGAAGAGATATTTGCTTTTCATAGAGCT GTTTCGCGCCTTGTAGAAATGCAAACGCCATTGTACTTGGATGGAGTTCGCGATGTGCACCCTTATTTTCAGAGGCAACCTAGGAGATCTCAAAAATCTAGTGGCAGCTTACTCTCTGAGGCATCAATCTGA